The genome window TTTGAcctctccttctctgtcccttcTGCAAATGCCACATGCCTCAGCCAGCCCCGGGCCACCATGTGCCACCAGGACACACCCTTGTGCCCCAGCCCAGCGTTTGAAACTGACATGGAATTGTACCTCACCTCCCACGTGGGACACTTTTAGGACCTGCATCGAGAAGCCCTGCCAGCACATTCCTCCTGATTAGGCCTGGAGTGATTAGCAACAGCAAGAAAATTCTAGCAAAGCCTGAGACCCAGGGACACTGACTTTTGTGATGGAAGCAGGCTGGAGCTCCAAGACACAGCAGTCTGCTGACCATTCCTGGCCCCGCAGCAGCCTGCCGAGGGACATGTGCTCCCCCAGACACTGAAATCAGAGGTGGCCGGCGATGGCTCTGGGCTCCGTACACTCGGGGCCTGGGGCCTTCCCATGGCAGCAGACCCAATTCTCTGATGATACCAAGTTTTCATCGGCTCTAAGCCGGGACAGACCTGGGGGTGCCGCCACCACACCCCTGTGTCTGTGACTAACGTTGTTAATGTTTTTGCTGGTGGGTCAGGAAGGGTTGGCAGGACATGCAGAAGGAGGCAAGGGCATCTGGAAGGGAGGTAAGCCCAGAAGGTGGTCAGGGGGCAGCTCCCTGTATGGGGGAGCTGCGCTGGAGGGAACTCGGGGCTATGACGGGGCAAAGAACCATCCGGCAGACACCTGCTCCCCAAGACCACTTTGCCCACAGTAAGGGAAGTGCACCTGGCTCCCAGGTGGAAACCAGTCCTGGGGCCGGGTGTCCGGTGCTGCAGGCAAGGTTCTCTGGGGGGTTGGAGCAGGTGCCCCTCCACGGGCCCCACAGGGACGCAGGCTAGACCTGCCGGCCACTGCCTTCCAAGCCTTGCCCTTGACCTCAGCCTTGATGACCTAGCCATTTCTGGATATGCTTCAGTGGGCTTGACTGACTGTGTGACAGGCCATATAGGCAGAGATGTCCCGGGTTCTGATCAGGGCTTCCCCACTCACGAGACCTAAGTTCCTCATCTTCATGGGCCACTGGGTTCCCGACCCTATGGACCACTGGATGTAGCTCTGTGCCAGTGCTTTCAGGGCTGCAGAAGGCAATGAGGGGCCCTGACCTCAAGCCAGAATGGGGACATGTATGCTTGTAGGGAGCCGGCAGGCCCAGAGGGCTTTGCTTAGCATCTACCCTGTGGGACAGCCTTCGCTTTGTAAAGGGAAGAGAAATCcctgagggcttcctggaggaggctaCATACAGAAAGAATGTTCTGAGCGCCTGCTGTGGAGGGACTGTGGGCACTGCCCCTCCCACCTGGTGTGCCCCTTCTGTGCCTGACACTTGGTCATCCCTCAGCGAAGGGAGGCGTGTTTCTGTCATGCCACAGACAGCAGCTCAGGGAGCCAGAGATGCCATTTCCCTGGGCAGGCACAGGCTGGTCTGCCTCACCTGATTGTAAGGCCAGGCCTCAGGTCCATGGGCTTAGTGGCACTGCTGTGGGCACAGCTTCCTCCCTCTCTGGGGCCTCACCAGGCAGGGAGTGCTGGGGCTCTGAGCGCCCACCCTAAAGGCCCTGTGATGCTGGCTGAGGGCAACTGTTGCCGTGGCTGGATCATTATTACCTGGGACCGTCAGCCCTGGAAAGGCCTCAGAAGAGAGCTGGTCtgcaggtggggatggagggccCTTGGGGACTGGCTGTCCTCTAGCCCTGCCTGGAAGGGCCCTTGAGAACTGTGGAATCCTGTGCTCTTAAAACTTCCAAGAGGAAGCTGGGTCACAAAGCGGCCCGAGAGATCCGTGTGGCTCTGGAGGGGCACAGAAGAGAGGGCGGCAGGCATGTTTGACCCGCAAGTATTAGATTCTCCAGCTGTGATCTTTGACAATGGGTCCGGGCTCTGTAAGGCAGGCCTGTCTGGGGAGATTGGGCCCCGCCACGTCATCAGCTCAGTTGTGGGGTACCCAAAATTCAAGATGCCTTCAGCAGGCGCCAATCAGAAGTGCTTCGTGGGAGAGGAAGCCTTGCACAAGCTTGAGTTTTTGCACGTGCACTACCCCATCGAGCGGGGCCTGGTCACGGACTGGGACAACATGGAGCAGCTCTGCAAACACCTCTTTGAGTGGGAGCTGGGGGTGAAAGCCAGCGAACAGCCAGTGCTCGTGACCGAGACCTCCCTGAACCCGCACGAGGTCCGTGAGAAGATGGCTGAGGTGATGTTTGAGAACTTCAACGTGCCCGCCTTCTACCTGTCGGACCAGGCTGTGCTGGCCCTCTACGCCTCGGCCTGCGTCACAGGCCTGGTGGTGGACAGTGGGGATGGGCTCACGTGCACCATCCCCATCTTCGAGGGGTACTCCCTGCCCCACGCGGTCTCCAAGCTCTACGTGGCAGGGAGGGACATCACAGAGCATCTTACCCAGTTGCTGTTGGCTAGCGGGAGGACCTTCCCGTGCGTGCTGGATAAAGCCCTGGTGGGCGACATGAAGGAGAAGCTGTGCTATGTGGCCCTGGAGCCGGAGAAGGAGCTCTCCCGGAGGCCGGAGGAGGTGCTCAGAGAGTACAGGCTGCAGGATGGCAACATCGTCCACATCGGGGACCAGCTGTACCAGGCGCCGGAGGCCCTGTTCATGCCCGAGCAGCTGGGTGCCCCAACCCCAGGCCTCTCCAAAATGGTCTCCCACAGCATCACCAAATGTGATACTGAGATTCAGAGGATGCTGTATGGGGAGATTGTGCTGTCTGGGGGTACCACTCTGTTCCAGGGCCTCAGTGACCGGCTTCTGAGGGAGCTGGAGCAGCTGGCTCCCAAAGGGACCCCCATCAAGATCACAGCTCCCCCTGACAGGTGGTTCTCCACGTGGATCGGTGCCTCTATCGTCACCTCTCTGAGCAGCTTCAAGCAGATGTGGGTCACCTCCGCAGACTTCAAGGAGTTTGGGCCATCTGTGGTTCAGAGGAGGTGCTTCTGAGGGAGCGCCGGGACAACTGCTCACCCTTTGGCATCGGCAGGATGTTCAATAAGAGAAAACGGTGCAGTGCGGGGCTGTGTTGGGCTTGGTTCTTTTTGGCGGCACCAGACTTATTTCTGACCCTGGTGGAAAAACCACTCCAAGGCTCTGCACCTGCCTACACTCCCCCCAACTTTCTCCTGAGAAAGCCCTGGGTTATGAGCAGGGGCTGGGTCCATCTGCAGAGTTTttatggaaagcagggacccCGACCTCATGCTTCCTGCTCAAGTCAGCAGGGCCCTggaatctgctttttaaatatgTCTTAGACTCAACAGGAAGGGGAGTGCCAGGAGCAAGCTGGCATGCCGCCTTGTCCTGAGGATCAACAACCCCTCCCCTGGCTAGATCCTCAGGGCAATAGGGCTCTCACTCTGTCTTTACAAGACCGAGCAGCTGAGCAGGATGATAGGCAGGAGCAGAAATTGTCATCTGTTTAGGACGCTTAAGGGCCCCTGCTCCCAGGGGGCACTTAAGAATCAATGCGTCTACTTGATTATTGCAATGTGTCTATGTGTTTTACTTTCAAAGATGTTTACAGCATTGTTTGGGGTAAAATACTAGATACATAGGTAATGGCTATCAATAAAGTAACGATCGAATAAATTATGCATGAAAGGAATTTTTCCACATTGCTTTGGTGGAATTCTCCCAGAATATAACtgggagagaaatggaaaattgaAGTCTTTGTAAAATGATCCCCCCTTTTTTCGGTAAAGAGAAACAATGTCACATTTCCATGCATATCTGTACCcatttgtatgtacatatataaaggaATGTGTTTCTATAGGGTTAGAAGCACACAGAGAAAGAACAGAAGGGTAGACACCGCGAgctggtggaggaaggagaggatgaGGTGATtcaggaggaagggatgggggaagagggagggaaaacCTAAAGGAAAGGACTAGAAAAAATTCCACCTGAATGCAATAAACCCATCGATCTAAACGGTGTGTGTATTTAAGGTTGGCAAGGTATGTCTTTTCCTGTCCTTTTACTTTTGGACTACTTATGTCATATTTGAAGTGAGCACATAGTGTATTTGAGAACAGaacatagttatttttttttaatccatagtacgaatctctgtcttttaatggGTGTATTTGGATggcttacatttaaagtaatctGTTCCATCTTAAGTCTgccattttgtttcccttattgctcattcctgtttctcttttcatACTTACCTGTGGGttacttgaacattttttagGATACCACCTTGATTAGTTGATAGGGTTTTTGAGTATATTGCTTTGTATTGATTTTTTAGTGATCACCTTTGGTAAACCTCACAGTCCACTGGTAAGGACATTTTACCCCTTGGAGTGAAGTGTAGGAATCTTCTGTTTAGATCCCTTTACCCTCCCAAATGTTTAGAATAGAATTGCCTTGTTTCCTCTAAGCATGTTGAGGACAACTTCAGAGGTGGTTAAGATTTTTCCTCAACCATCAAATGACTTAAGACATAAGAGTAGTCTAATATGGTTACCCCTGTTTTTACCCAGTCCAATGTTCTTTTGCCCTTCTAAAGTTCCAAGCCTcctattatttcctttctgttttgagACATTTATCCACTCTTTATGGATAGGTTTGCTAGCAAACCTTAGTTTTCCATCATCttagaatgtctttatttccccTTCACCCCTGAAGGACACtttcactgggtatagaattcaCAGTTAactttcctttcagcacttgaaGAAGGTCATGCAAGTTCCTTCCATGCCGCCCCTGGTTTTGGGTCAGACAACTTCTGTCATTTAACTGCTGCTCTTTATAGGTGATGTGCCACTTCTCGCCGGCTGCTTTCAAGAGATTTTCATGGTCTtcagttttcagaagtttaattatgatgtgtcttggtttATGTTATTTGGAATTTATCCAGCCTTTTGAATATGTAGATTTATGTCTTTTTGCCAAATTTGGAACATTTTCTGCTATTATTTCTTCTAACACTTTTTCACTTtcactc of Manis javanica isolate MJ-LG chromosome 4, MJ_LKY, whole genome shotgun sequence contains these proteins:
- the ACTRT2 gene encoding actin-related protein T2, whose protein sequence is MFDPQVLDSPAVIFDNGSGLCKAGLSGEIGPRHVISSVVGYPKFKMPSAGANQKCFVGEEALHKLEFLHVHYPIERGLVTDWDNMEQLCKHLFEWELGVKASEQPVLVTETSLNPHEVREKMAEVMFENFNVPAFYLSDQAVLALYASACVTGLVVDSGDGLTCTIPIFEGYSLPHAVSKLYVAGRDITEHLTQLLLASGRTFPCVLDKALVGDMKEKLCYVALEPEKELSRRPEEVLREYRLQDGNIVHIGDQLYQAPEALFMPEQLGAPTPGLSKMVSHSITKCDTEIQRMLYGEIVLSGGTTLFQGLSDRLLRELEQLAPKGTPIKITAPPDRWFSTWIGASIVTSLSSFKQMWVTSADFKEFGPSVVQRRCF